The nucleotide sequence GATGTTCCAGTCGCACTCCCAGAAGCGCAGCTCCGGAATCTGGTCGCCGAGCGCGCGGAACGCCTCGACGCCGGCGACCACCCGCGGCTCGTCGCGTGCGACGCCGTCGTTGAGCTTGAACAGGACCAGATGGCGGATCACGAAAGGGCTCCTAGTTGATGAGTTCGGTCATGAACTCGCCGACACCCTGGGCGGCGCTGGAAATGCCCTCGAACCCTACCTGCACGAGATCGGCCGCCCGGGCCGGGGACGTGACGATCGTGTACAGCACAAAGACCACGACCGCGTACAGCGCGACCTTCTTCGCTTGCACCATTGCCAGTCCTCCCCTGCTCCCCCGCCTGTTCCCCCGCCGTACGACCGCGCCACTCTAACCGAGGCTTTATGGACCAAGGGCCCGGTCATCGAGGCCTTTTGCCGCCCCCCGGAAGGGTGACGGGCGAGCAGGATGGATGTCGAGCCCGGCGGATCTGGCAGGAATCCGAAGGGCTCCTGGAACCGGCCCGCACTGCGGGGTCCGCGCCGCGAGCTTCCCCCCTGACCGCGGCGCAGGACTTGTAGGACCGGTTCTCATCGGGGGGAGCGGCTTGTCCCCCCGATGCCGCTCCCCCCGTCCTCACTTCGCCCACCCCGCGGTTCCACGCGGGGGCCGGGCTCCGCTTCCGTCGCGCGTCCCGAAACATGACGAAGGGCCGGTTCCCAGAGGAACCGGCCCTTCGATCGAAGCGGTAGCGGAGGGATTTGAACCCTCGGTGAGTTTCCCCACACTCGCTTTCGAGGCGAGCTCCTTCGGCCGCTCGGACACGCTACCGAGAGAGAGCTTAGCCGAAACTCGCGCTGCGATGAAATCCGTATCCCGCAGCAGGTCAGCGCGTACGGAAGAAGGCGGTCAGCTGCTCCGCGCACTCGGCGCCCAGCACGCCCTGGATCACCTCGGGACGGTGGTTGAGCCTGCGGTCCCGCACGAGGTCCCAGAGGGAGCCGGCGGCGCCCGCCTTCTCGTCCGGGGCGCCGAACACCACCCGTTCGACCCGCGACTGGACGAGCGCGCCCGCGCACATCACGCACGGCTCCAGGGTCACGACGAGCGTGCAGCCCGTCAGGCGCCACTCCCCGGTCGCCACGGCCGCCCGGCGCAGGGCGAGCACCTCGGCGTGCGCGGTGGGGTCACCGGTCGCCTCCCGCTCGTTGTGCGCGCGGGCGAGCACCGCGCCGTCGGGACCGAGCACGACCGCGCCGACCGGTACGTCACCGGCCGGCAGGGCCGCGTCGGCCTCGGCGAGGGCGATCCGCATGACGTCCCGCCAGGGGTCCCTGACGGGATCGGTCACGGGCCCGGGCGCCGGATCGCCCGAAGGGCCGCTCGGGGTGGCGTTCGCAGGGTCGCCCGAGGGGCCGCTCGCGGGGGCGTTCGCAGGGTCGGTCGAAGCGCGGTTCATAGGGTCGGTCACAGGGTCGGTCGACGGCCGGTCACGGGGCCGGTCGTCGGTTCGGGGCCGGGGACCGGGTCGGTCGTCGGGTCGGGGACGGGTACGGCACGTGCCACTAGCGGACGGCCTCCAGGACCTCGGCGGCCCCCAGCGCGTCCGCGATCTCCGCGAGCGCGTCGCTGTCGAGCGCCAGCAGGTCGGCCGCCGACATGCCGAGGTCGGCCAGGATCAGCCGGTCGCCGACCGGAGCGGCCGGCACGGCCTCGGCCGCGACGCTCGTCTCCTCGTCGTCCTCGTCCGAGTCGCCGTCGAGCGGCTCCCCGTCCTCCGTGCCGTCCAGGTCCAGCGATTCCAGCTCGTCGACGATGTCGTCCAGGTCGTCGCCGAGGATCTCCCGGGTGAGGATCTCCCCGTACGAGGAACGGGCGGCGGCGGCGCCGTCCGAGACGTAGACGCGAGGGTCTTCCTCACCCTCGATCCGCACGATCCCGAACCACGCGTCCTCCTGCTCGATGAAGACGATCACCGTGTCGTCGTCCGAGGCCTCGCGGGCGAGCTCGGTCAGATCCGACAGGGTCTCCACGTCGTCGAGCTCCGTGTCGCTCGCTTCCCACCCGTCTTCGGTGCGCGCGAGCAGTGCGGCGAAGTACACCTGACTCTCTCCCACTGATCAGAGGTGTGACGATCCGGCGGCGCGCTGCTGATGCCCCGCCCAATCGGCATCGTGACAGAAACGACGCCCGCAGGAGAGGTCTTCGGCTCTTGCGTCGTGCATCAGTCTGAACGACCCCGCGATCGGGTGGGCGTGCGACCCCGGCGCACACAGGGGGCGCACGGAGGGACGGGGCAGCGGCGGCACGGGAGCGGGGCCGGGACGCGGCGGGGAAGGGCGCGGGAGCGTCGGCACGGTCCGTGCGGGCGCTCGTACGGGCTCCTCACCAGCGGAAGGTCCGCATCCGCATCGCCTGGCGCATCCGCGCCGCTCTCGCCCGCCGGGGCTGCACGCGCTCGCGCAGCGCCTTGGCCTCGCCCAGCTCACGCAGGAACTGGGCGCGGCGCCTGCGGCGCTCCGCGTCCGTCTCCGGTGCCGGCCTGCGGGCCGCCCCCTCGGCGGCGCCGTCGGCCGGTTCTTCCAGGTCGGGCATCGGCCACTCCACCCCATCGCTGGGTTCCCGTGCCACCCACCTTCCCCCAGTGGCGTGGGTCGATGCCAGTGCGCGGCGGGCTACTGTTGAGTCATGCGTCTCCACGTCGTCGATCACCCGCTGGTCGCCCACAAGCTCACCACGCTGCGCGACAAGCGCACGGATTCCGCGACCTTCCGTCGGCTCGCCGACGAGCTGGTCACCCTGCTCGCCTACGAGGCCACCAGGGACGTCCGGACCGAGCAGGTCGACATCGAGACCCCCGTCACGCCCACGACCGGCGTGAAGCTGTCGTACCCGCGTCCGCTGGTGGTCCCGATCCTGCGCGCCGGACTCGGCATGCTCGACGGCATGGTCCGGCTGCTCCCGACCGCCGAGGTCGGCTTCCTCGGCATGATCCGCAACGAGGAGACGCTGGAGGCGTCGACCTACGCCACGCGGATGCCGGAGGACCTCTCGGGCCGCCAGGTGTACGTCCTGGACCCGATGCTGGCGACCGGCGGCACGCTCGTCGCGGCGATCCAGGAGCTCATCAAGCGCGGCGCCGACGACGTGACCGCGGTCGTGCTCCTCGCCGCCCCGGAGGGCGTCGAGGTCATGGAGCGCGAACTCGCGGGCACCCCCGTCACCGTCGTGACGGCCTCGGTCGACGAGCGCCTGAACGAGAACGGCTACATCGTCCCGGGCCTGGGCGACGCGGGCGACCGCATGTACGGCTCCGCCGAGTAGGCCACAGCCGGCTCCGCCGAGTAAGCCACAGCCGGCTCGGCCGAGTAGACCCTTACGTCAGCACTTTCCGGTCGGTACGGGCGCGGGCTTGGTCAGGGCGACCAGGGCCGCGTCCGCCGTCGTTTTCGGGTCCAGGTTCTTGAAGGCGGTCCCGATGATCAGGTCCACGTCCGCCGTGCCCCGGGTGTCCGTCTTGGTCGTGGCGCCCTTGAGCTGGGTGCCGAGGACCGGGAAGGCTCCCTTGGCGGCGGTGGTGGCGCCGAGCAGCAGGCCGGTGCCGGGGACCTTCTTGTCGTAGGCGGTGGGCGCGTTCCCCACCTTGCCGATCTTGAAGCCGCGCTTCTTGAGCTCGTCCGCGGTCGTCTTGGCGAGCCCGCTGCGCGGGGTCGCGTTGTAGACGTTGACCGTGATCTGGGCGGGCTTGGGGAGGGCGGCGGCGGGCGGCGGCGTCGCCTTGGCGACGGGTTTGCAGTCGGCCTGTCGGCCGGCCGTCGTCTTCTTGCCCTCGTCGCCCGAGAAGACGTCGACGAGCTGGAGCGTGCCCCAGCCGGCGGCGCCGAGCACGACCACGGCGGCCGCGGCCGCGAGGACGATCCTGCGACGGCGCCGCGGGCGGCGCATGCGGGGGTAC is from Streptomyces venezuelae ATCC 10712 and encodes:
- the tadA gene encoding tRNA adenosine(34) deaminase TadA, which encodes MRIALAEADAALPAGDVPVGAVVLGPDGAVLARAHNEREATGDPTAHAEVLALRRAAVATGEWRLTGCTLVVTLEPCVMCAGALVQSRVERVVFGAPDEKAGAAGSLWDLVRDRRLNHRPEVIQGVLGAECAEQLTAFFRTR
- a CDS encoding LytR C-terminal domain-containing protein — protein: MSMLTPPGMGGKYRITGDTYPRMRRPRRRRRIVLAAAAAVVVLGAAGWGTLQLVDVFSGDEGKKTTAGRQADCKPVAKATPPPAAALPKPAQITVNVYNATPRSGLAKTTADELKKRGFKIGKVGNAPTAYDKKVPGTGLLLGATTAAKGAFPVLGTQLKGATTKTDTRGTADVDLIIGTAFKNLDPKTTADAALVALTKPAPVPTGKC
- the upp gene encoding uracil phosphoribosyltransferase, whose translation is MRLHVVDHPLVAHKLTTLRDKRTDSATFRRLADELVTLLAYEATRDVRTEQVDIETPVTPTTGVKLSYPRPLVVPILRAGLGMLDGMVRLLPTAEVGFLGMIRNEETLEASTYATRMPEDLSGRQVYVLDPMLATGGTLVAAIQELIKRGADDVTAVVLLAAPEGVEVMERELAGTPVTVVTASVDERLNENGYIVPGLGDAGDRMYGSAE